From a region of the uncultured Desulfatiglans sp. genome:
- a CDS encoding Dinitrogenase iron-molybdenum cofactor → MKVALSVSGNDLDASIDPRFGRCARFIVVDPETMEYEVFDNGNIALGGGAGINAAQFVASKGANVVITGNCGPNAMRTLSAAGVRVIVGQGGTVREALDRFRRGELESTTNANVKDHHGLGGNAAYGQGSFAGRQGGGGGRGGGMGCRTGGGGKGWSGDVPMEQKQPAGGSSAEDLRELGDSVKALRKQLEALEARMKEMGKS, encoded by the coding sequence ATGAAAGTAGCTCTCAGTGTCAGCGGCAATGATCTGGATGCGTCCATCGATCCGAGATTCGGGCGTTGTGCGCGGTTTATCGTTGTCGACCCGGAGACCATGGAATATGAGGTGTTCGACAACGGAAACATTGCGCTGGGCGGCGGCGCAGGCATCAATGCTGCGCAGTTCGTCGCTTCGAAGGGTGCCAATGTCGTGATCACCGGGAACTGCGGGCCGAATGCCATGCGGACCCTTTCCGCAGCGGGCGTTCGCGTAATCGTTGGACAGGGAGGGACGGTTCGCGAGGCCTTGGATCGATTTCGGCGCGGAGAGTTGGAAAGCACGACCAACGCGAACGTCAAAGACCATCATGGTCTTGGAGGCAATGCCGCCTATGGTCAGGGTTCCTTTGCCGGAAGGCAGGGGGGCGGGGGCGGCCGAGGCGGAGGTATGGGGTGTAGAACCGGCGGGGGCGGCAAAGGTTGGTCAGGGGACGTGCCGATGGAACAGAAGCAGCCGGCCGGCGGATCGAGTGCGGAGGACCTCCGGGAGCTGGGAGATAGTGTGAAAGCCCTGCGAAAACAATTGGAGGCCCTCGAAGCCCGGATGAAAGAGATGGGAAAGAGTTGA
- a CDS encoding conserved hypothetical protein (Evidence 4 : Unknown function but conserved in other organisms) → MSGVTIPMKVAIPVWEGKVSPVFDTASRVLVVEVQNRCEITRFEAFLEPGTTNGRCYFLRGLGVETLICGAVTKAVSRLLAGSGISVIAWVSGPVEDVLQAYLDGTLFQPRFLMPGCRHEHHRGRHDGKGRGCAKRSRTVQSEDR, encoded by the coding sequence ATGTCTGGGGTGACGATTCCGATGAAGGTTGCTATTCCAGTCTGGGAGGGCAAGGTTTCTCCTGTTTTTGACACGGCCTCGCGCGTGCTGGTGGTCGAGGTGCAGAATCGCTGCGAAATCACTCGATTCGAAGCGTTTCTCGAACCTGGCACGACCAATGGCCGCTGTTATTTTCTGCGGGGACTGGGTGTTGAAACGCTGATCTGCGGAGCTGTTACGAAAGCGGTCTCGCGGTTGCTCGCAGGCAGCGGGATCTCCGTTATCGCTTGGGTTTCGGGACCCGTGGAGGACGTGCTGCAGGCCTATCTGGACGGGACGCTTTTTCAGCCGCGCTTCCTTATGCCGGGTTGCCGCCATGAGCATCATCGTGGACGGCACGACGGGAAAGGACGTGGATGTGCGAAGCGTTCCCGGACGGTACAATCCGAAGACCGCTAA
- a CDS encoding TetR family transcriptional regulator yields the protein MKRSGLTEKRILHAALALFVRNGYHGTSVNDITKEVGLTKGALYAHFQNKGELLLKIIDEFRVEYIEKMIKKVESHPGNAIDKLNCAISFSSRFALQNPDLCLFLTFLTTELNTDVDFEPALKSVYRDYQKFISELIRDGIRQGLINPGLDTELAALTFMAIHDGVLHQWALNRDRIDGGKYVKTFRFIFVKGLMAQGQEEGGAAS from the coding sequence ATGAAACGAAGTGGATTAACTGAAAAGCGAATTTTACATGCGGCATTAGCGTTGTTTGTTAGAAATGGTTATCATGGCACATCTGTAAACGACATCACTAAAGAAGTTGGTCTTACAAAAGGGGCTTTATACGCTCATTTTCAAAATAAAGGTGAGCTGCTTCTGAAAATAATCGATGAATTCAGGGTAGAATATATAGAAAAAATGATTAAGAAGGTCGAGTCGCATCCTGGGAATGCTATTGATAAATTGAATTGTGCAATTAGTTTTAGCTCCAGGTTTGCTCTTCAGAACCCCGATCTTTGCCTTTTTTTGACTTTTCTTACTACCGAGTTGAATACGGATGTAGATTTTGAACCTGCACTAAAGTCTGTTTACAGGGATTACCAAAAGTTTATAAGCGAACTGATCAGGGATGGCATACGCCAAGGTCTGATCAATCCTGGCTTGGATACTGAACTCGCTGCTTTGACTTTCATGGCCATTCATGACGGTGTGTTGCATCAATGGGCCTTGAACCGTGATCGGATTGACGGAGGGAAGTATGTCAAGACCTTCCGTTTTATCTTTGTCAAGGGATTGATGGCGCAGGGGCAAGAGGAGGGGGGCGCCGCTTCGTAA
- a CDS encoding hypothetical protein (Evidence 5 : Unknown function), with the protein MQRISLGRSTKSTPVREFHQASGKDAGVHQSSRFIQAEHDVHVLHGAACLPFDEVVDVADDDQLAGSVIDVEAQVAEIAAAHVDAALGLVGAEDSDEDVFSVKGSIGVEDLWKALSGLQTAVDGGKDPSTEGDDMGCEGEGDRCAGQKPQLSFDLVDVLVSGDPVSVHGLIACRVVEGGRGLFPRSGHACLGVADDALQVDQALFDGGGQAQDAADRKTAGVSHEIRPGDPVAVELRQTVDALGQNIRRCMGLGPSDPGGISCIRVWVVEAEIAAVIDDLGAFTEPLRAFLLTDAVRRGEKDHIEVFGQLGVLRTAQREVAEAGQMGVEVADRLADVLLVDQGRDLDFGVAVEELYGTTAAVPAGADDAYLDLFHGKRPHKGFNGSDRRGRPPGHPDNSGLCRSRRG; encoded by the coding sequence TTGCAACGGATTTCTCTCGGTCGATCAACGAAATCCACGCCGGTCCGCGAGTTCCACCAGGCATCAGGGAAAGATGCCGGGGTTCATCAGTCCAGCCGTTTCATCCAGGCCGAACATGATGTTCATGTTCTGCACGGCGCTGCCTGCCTGCCCTTTGACGAGGTTGTCGATGTGGCTGACGACGATCAGCTTGCCGGTTCTGTCATCGATGTTGAGGCTCAGGTTGCAGAAATTGCTGCCGCGCACGTTGACGCTGCTCTGGGGCTTGTCGGGGCCGAAGACTCGGACGAAGACGTCTTTTCCGTAAAAGGATCGATAGGCGTCGAGGATCTCTGGAAGGCCTTGTCCGGGCTTCAGACTGCCGTAGATGGTGGAAAGGATCCCTCGACAGAGGGGGACGACATGGGGTGTGAAGGTGAGGGTGATCGCTGCGCCGGCCAAAAGCCCCAACTCTCTTTCGATCTCGTAGACGTGTTGGTGTCCGGAGATCCTGTAAGCGTTCATGGCCTCATAGCGTGCCGGGTAGTGGAAGGTGGGCGAGGGCTTTTTCCCCGCTCCGGACACGCCTGTCTTGGCGTCGCAGATGATGCCCTCCAGGTCGATCAGGCCCTCTTTGACGGCGGGGGCCAGGCCCAGGATGCAGCTGACCGCAAAACAGCCGGGGTTTCCCACGAGATCCGACCGGGAGATCCCGTCGCGGTGGAGCTCCGCCAGACCGTAGACGCTCTGGGGCAGAATATCCGGCGATGCATGGGGTTGGGTCCTTCCGATCCGGGCGGCATATCCTGCATACGTGTCTGGGTCGTTGAAGCGGAAATCGCCGCTGTAATCGACGACCTTGGTGCCTTTACGGAGCCACTTCGGGCCTTCCTTCTGACCGACGCCGTCCGGCGTGGCGAAAAAGACCACATCGAAGTCTTCGGGCAGCTCGGGGTCTTGAGGACTGCGCAGCGGGAGGTCGCAGAAGCCGGTCAAATGGGGGTAGAGGTCGCTGATCGCCTTGCCGATGTCCTGCTGGTCGATCAGGGCCGCGATCTCGACTTCGGGGTGGCGGTTGAGGAGCTCTATGGCACCACAGCCGCCGTACCCGCCGGCGCCGATGATGCCTACCTTGATCTTTTTCATGGCAAAAGACCTCATAAAGGGTTCAATGGTTCAGACCGGCGAGGCCGGCCCCCGGGCCATCCTGATAACTCGGGGCTTTGCCGGAGCCGACGCGGGTGA
- a CDS encoding Dinitrogenase iron-molybdenum cofactor, with protein sequence MSAQQKGGAGSIQQQAHEIQDLEIKERLAHIKNKILVMSGKGGVGKSSVAAYLAVGLARRGFKVGLMDVDLHGPSIPRMLGLQGTIGEGSRSGKAKPVQYMPNMEVISIETLLGDDKDVATIWRGPLKIGVIRQFISDLEWMDLDYMVIDSPPGTGDEPLTVAQTIPDAKALIVTTPQEVSLADVRKSIHFCRQVKMDILGLVENMSGLKCPHCGEVIPLFMEHGGMLTAKREGLRFLASLPIEPQVVLNGDSGKMVVLDQPDLPYAQAFNKMVDQIVELMPAGGQTSVAQEAGGEGGRAAAAEDNRKMVVVPVIEGKLSAHFGHSEQFAFVLTEGGKIVNMDLRTPPPHQPGVIPQWLHDQGANVVIAGGLGEMAQQALREKDIEVIVGAPMGTAESLVNQYLADALVTGANVCDH encoded by the coding sequence ATGAGCGCTCAACAAAAAGGTGGTGCCGGCTCGATCCAACAGCAGGCCCATGAGATTCAGGATCTGGAGATCAAGGAGCGGCTGGCGCATATCAAGAATAAGATCCTTGTCATGAGTGGGAAGGGGGGGGTCGGCAAGAGCAGCGTTGCCGCTTATCTTGCCGTTGGCTTGGCGAGACGCGGGTTCAAGGTCGGGCTCATGGATGTGGATTTGCACGGCCCCAGCATCCCGAGGATGCTCGGACTGCAGGGGACGATCGGTGAAGGCAGCCGTTCAGGAAAGGCCAAACCGGTCCAGTACATGCCGAACATGGAGGTGATATCCATCGAAACGCTGCTGGGGGACGACAAGGATGTCGCGACCATCTGGCGAGGGCCCCTGAAGATCGGCGTCATTCGGCAGTTCATCTCCGATCTGGAGTGGATGGACCTCGACTACATGGTGATCGATTCGCCCCCGGGAACCGGCGATGAACCGCTTACGGTGGCCCAGACGATTCCCGATGCGAAGGCGCTGATCGTGACCACCCCTCAGGAGGTCAGCCTTGCGGATGTGCGGAAATCGATCCATTTCTGCCGCCAGGTCAAGATGGACATCCTTGGCCTGGTGGAAAACATGAGCGGGCTGAAATGCCCGCATTGCGGTGAGGTGATCCCTCTGTTCATGGAGCACGGCGGCATGCTCACCGCAAAGCGCGAGGGCCTGCGTTTTCTGGCGAGCCTGCCGATCGAACCCCAGGTGGTGCTGAACGGTGATTCCGGAAAAATGGTGGTCCTCGACCAGCCCGACCTGCCCTATGCCCAGGCCTTCAACAAGATGGTCGATCAGATCGTCGAACTGATGCCTGCGGGCGGTCAGACATCCGTGGCGCAGGAGGCAGGGGGCGAGGGCGGCCGGGCGGCAGCGGCTGAAGATAACCGCAAAATGGTGGTCGTTCCGGTTATAGAAGGCAAACTGTCCGCTCATTTCGGTCATTCGGAACAGTTCGCCTTCGTTCTTACGGAGGGCGGCAAGATCGTAAATATGGACCTGCGCACCCCGCCTCCCCATCAGCCGGGCGTCATTCCGCAGTGGCTTCACGATCAGGGTGCCAACGTCGTGATAGCAGGCGGGCTGGGCGAGATGGCTCAGCAGGCCTTGCGCGAAAAGGATATCGAGGTGATCGTGGGCGCCCCCATGGGGACCGCGGAATCTCTTGTCAATCAGTATCTGGCGGATGCGCTCGTGACAGGCGCCAATGTCTGCGATCATTAG
- a CDS encoding NifU-like N-terminal domain protein, which translates to MKGDLEDFVQELQEKIFEETKATYGEAAFERWLNPKYHGRMEDADGYARVRGSCGDTMEIFLKFEGDKVGTALFDTDGCGSSAVCGSFAAEMSLGKTPDELIDLTGEAILERLGGLPEEEQHCAMLAGETLQEALNDYMLKQTRKAGGPSERG; encoded by the coding sequence ATGAAAGGTGATTTGGAGGATTTCGTTCAGGAACTTCAGGAAAAGATCTTCGAAGAGACCAAAGCGACTTACGGCGAGGCTGCCTTCGAGCGATGGCTCAACCCGAAATACCACGGACGAATGGAGGATGCCGATGGATACGCACGCGTACGAGGGTCGTGCGGCGATACGATGGAAATCTTCCTGAAATTTGAAGGGGACAAGGTTGGGACAGCCCTTTTCGATACGGATGGTTGCGGATCGAGCGCCGTCTGTGGATCGTTCGCGGCTGAGATGTCTCTGGGCAAGACCCCTGACGAACTGATCGACCTGACCGGTGAAGCGATTCTTGAAAGATTGGGCGGTCTGCCGGAGGAAGAGCAGCACTGTGCGATGCTCGCGGGCGAAACCCTCCAGGAAGCCTTGAACGACTATATGCTGAAACAGACGAGGAAGGCAGGTGGACCCTCGGAAAGAGGTTGA
- a CDS encoding conserved hypothetical protein (Evidence 4 : Unknown function but conserved in other organisms), whose translation MKELVVISGKGGTGKTSLVAAFAALAKDKVMADADVDAADLHLILDPHVQESHGFESGRTAVIVPERCTQCGLCRDLCRFDAISETFEVDSIDCEGCGVCVYFCPEKAVDFPLNRCGDWFVSDTRLGPMVHARLGIAEENSGKLVTLVRQEAKKIAEENNLGLILTDGPPGVGCPVIAAIGGAAGLLIVTEPTVSGRHDMMRVAQLAGHFGVPAMVCVNKYDLNVEQTECIEAFARENGIKVLDRVPFDPVFTRSMVVGQTILEYDEGSEAVESVRSIWNQCSEVLGL comes from the coding sequence ATGAAGGAGCTCGTGGTTATCAGCGGTAAAGGGGGAACGGGTAAGACGAGCCTCGTCGCTGCCTTTGCCGCCCTGGCGAAGGACAAGGTCATGGCCGATGCGGATGTGGATGCGGCCGACCTGCATTTGATTCTGGATCCGCATGTCCAGGAGAGCCATGGATTCGAAAGCGGCCGGACGGCGGTGATCGTGCCGGAGCGCTGTACGCAGTGCGGGCTGTGCCGCGACCTGTGCCGGTTCGACGCCATCAGCGAGACGTTCGAGGTGGACTCGATCGACTGCGAAGGCTGCGGGGTCTGCGTGTATTTCTGTCCGGAAAAGGCGGTGGATTTCCCTTTGAACCGTTGCGGGGACTGGTTTGTGTCCGACACCCGCTTGGGTCCCATGGTGCATGCGCGGCTGGGGATCGCCGAGGAGAATTCGGGGAAGCTGGTTACCCTGGTGAGGCAGGAGGCTAAAAAAATCGCCGAAGAGAACAATCTCGGGCTGATCCTGACCGACGGCCCCCCGGGCGTCGGTTGCCCTGTCATCGCTGCAATCGGTGGGGCTGCGGGCCTCCTGATCGTCACCGAGCCGACCGTTTCAGGTCGGCATGACATGATGCGGGTGGCGCAGCTAGCCGGGCACTTCGGTGTCCCCGCCATGGTGTGTGTGAACAAGTACGATCTCAATGTGGAACAGACGGAATGCATCGAGGCCTTTGCGCGCGAGAACGGGATCAAGGTTCTTGACCGCGTACCCTTTGATCCGGTGTTCACCCGGTCTATGGTCGTCGGCCAGACCATTTTGGAATACGACGAGGGGTCGGAGGCGGTTGAAAGCGTGAGATCCATCTGGAACCAGTGCTCCGAGGTCCTGGGTCTTTGA
- a CDS encoding hypothetical protein (Evidence 5 : Unknown function), giving the protein MAFLANLGVNLHVCLCGDHQVASTQTIDFLDISQKSSFPDWKLSHSLCRPEPVWIA; this is encoded by the coding sequence ATGGCCTTTTTGGCCAATCTCGGCGTCAATCTGCACGTTTGCTTGTGCGGTGACCACCAGGTCGCCTCCACGCAAACGATTGATTTCCTTGATATTAGCCAAAAATCCTCATTTCCGGATTGGAAACTATCCCACTCGCTATGCCGGCCGGAGCCGGTCTGGATCGCCTAG
- a CDS encoding CobQ/CobB/MinD/ParA nucleotide binding domain protein: MIISVASGKGGTGKTTIATNLALSLDDPLVFLDCDVEEPNAHLFLQADLGEPEVSTTPVPLVDEDKCTLCGKCGEICQFKAIVVIGETVLPFEELCHSCGGCMEVCPEDAISEKPRELGVIEEGRRNGIRFIHGRLRIGEAMAPPLIKKVRARAPLDGLTIIDAPPGTSCPVIAAMKGADFILLVTEPTPFGLHDLKLAVGAVRVLGIPCGLVINRSDLGDRKVYDYAKEEGIPILMEIPFDRKIAEAYSRGVPVVEAFPEWKERFVRLYQDIQDGAVGKGVPA; the protein is encoded by the coding sequence ATGATTATCAGCGTAGCCAGCGGTAAAGGGGGGACAGGCAAGACGACCATTGCGACCAATCTGGCCCTTTCCCTGGACGATCCCTTGGTATTTCTGGATTGTGACGTAGAGGAACCGAACGCGCATCTTTTTCTTCAGGCTGATCTGGGAGAACCCGAAGTTTCGACGACTCCGGTCCCCCTGGTCGATGAGGACAAGTGCACGCTGTGCGGGAAGTGCGGTGAGATCTGCCAGTTCAAGGCCATCGTCGTAATCGGCGAGACGGTCTTGCCTTTTGAGGAGCTTTGCCATAGCTGCGGGGGCTGTATGGAGGTGTGTCCCGAGGACGCGATCAGCGAAAAGCCGCGCGAACTCGGTGTGATCGAAGAAGGCCGGCGGAATGGCATACGCTTCATTCACGGCCGGTTGCGGATAGGAGAGGCCATGGCGCCCCCGCTGATCAAAAAGGTTCGGGCCAGGGCCCCTCTGGATGGGTTGACCATCATCGACGCCCCTCCCGGTACGTCATGTCCGGTGATCGCTGCCATGAAGGGGGCGGACTTCATTCTCCTGGTGACGGAGCCGACGCCTTTCGGCCTCCATGATTTGAAGCTCGCGGTCGGAGCCGTGCGCGTGCTGGGTATCCCGTGCGGCCTCGTGATCAACCGGTCGGACCTTGGGGACCGAAAGGTCTATGACTACGCAAAGGAAGAAGGCATTCCCATCCTGATGGAAATCCCGTTCGATCGAAAGATCGCTGAGGCTTACTCCCGCGGGGTCCCTGTAGTGGAGGCGTTTCCCGAGTGGAAAGAGCGGTTTGTCAGACTCTATCAGGATATCCAGGATGGTGCAGTTGGGAAGGGGGTGCCGGCATGA
- a CDS encoding exported hypothetical protein (Evidence 5 : Unknown function), protein MVFLANLGVNLHVCLCGDLQVASAXTLDFLDIGQKSSFPDWKLSPTAKSFPDGHCLFSIPKSSF, encoded by the coding sequence ATGGTCTTTTTGGCCAATCTCGGCGTCAATCTGCACGTTTGCTTGTGCGGCGACCTGCAGGTCGCCTCCGCGNAAACGCTNGATTTCCTTGATATTGGCCAAAAATCCTCATTTCCGGATTGGAAACTTAGTCCTACCGCGAAATCATTTCCGGATGGACACTGTTTATTTTCCATCCCGAAATCCTCTTTTTAG
- a CDS encoding hypothetical protein (Evidence 5 : Unknown function): MSIIVDGTTGKDVDVRSVPGRYNPKTAKRLRTWEGCQAG; the protein is encoded by the coding sequence ATGAGCATCATCGTGGACGGCACGACGGGAAAGGACGTGGATGTGCGAAGCGTTCCCGGACGGTACAATCCGAAGACCGCTAAAAGGCTGCGGACCTGGGAAGGCTGTCAAGCGGGGTGA
- the argC gene encoding N-acetyl-gamma-glutamyl-phosphate reductase, protein MKKIKVGIIGAGGYGGCGAIELLNRHPEVEIAALIDQQDIGKAISDLYPHLTGFCDLPLRSPQDPELPEDFDVVFFATPDGVGQKEGPKWLRKGTKVVDYSGDFRFNDPDTYAGYAARIGRTQPHASPDILPQSVYGLAELHRDGISRSDLVGNPGCFAVSCILGLAPAVKEGLIDLEGIICDAKTGVSGAGKKPSPTFHYPARYEAMNAYRISGHQHVYEIERELGLLAGAAITLTFTPHVVPLCRGILSTIYGSLKPGQGLPEILDAYRSFYGKDVFVRVFGPDKPQSSVNVRGSNFCNLSLNIDDRTGKLIVVSHIDNLVKGQAGSAVQNMNIMFGLDETAGLMNPGIFP, encoded by the coding sequence ATGAAAAAGATCAAGGTAGGCATCATCGGCGCCGGCGGGTACGGCGGCTGTGGTGCCATAGAGCTCCTCAACCGCCACCCCGAAGTCGAGATCGCGGCCCTGATCGACCAGCAGGACATCGGCAAGGCGATCAGCGACCTCTACCCCCATTTGACCGGCTTCTGCGACCTCCCGCTGCGCAGTCCTCAAGACCCCGAGCTGCCCGAAGACTTCGATGTGGTCTTTTTCGCCACGCCGGACGGCGTCGGTCAGAAGGAAGGCCCGAAGTGGCTCCGTAAAGGCACCAAGGTCGTCGATTACAGCGGCGATTTCCGCTTCAACGACCCAGACACGTATGCAGGATATGCCGCCCGGATCGGAAGGACCCAACCCCATGCATCGCCGGATATTCTGCCCCAGAGCGTCTACGGTCTGGCGGAGCTCCACCGCGACGGGATCTCCCGGTCGGATCTCGTGGGAAACCCCGGCTGTTTTGCGGTCAGCTGCATCCTGGGCCTGGCCCCCGCCGTCAAAGAGGGCCTGATCGACCTGGAGGGCATCATCTGCGACGCCAAGACAGGCGTGTCCGGAGCGGGGAAAAAGCCCTCGCCCACCTTCCACTACCCGGCACGCTATGAGGCCATGAACGCTTACAGGATCTCCGGACACCAACACGTCTACGAGATCGAAAGAGAGTTGGGGCTTTTGGCCGGCGCAGCGATCACCCTCACCTTCACACCCCATGTCGTCCCCCTCTGTCGAGGGATCCTTTCCACCATCTACGGCAGTCTGAAGCCCGGACAAGGCCTTCCAGAGATCCTCGACGCCTATCGATCCTTTTACGGAAAAGACGTCTTCGTCCGAGTCTTCGGCCCCGACAAGCCCCAGAGCAGCGTCAACGTGCGCGGCAGCAATTTCTGCAACCTGAGCCTCAACATCGATGACAGAACCGGCAAGCTGATCGTCGTCAGCCACATCGACAACCTCGTCAAAGGGCAGGCAGGCAGCGCCGTGCAGAACATGAACATCATGTTCGGCCTGGATGAAACGGCTGGACTGATGAACCCCGGCATCTTTCCCTGA
- the ychF gene encoding GTP-binding protein YchF, producing MKLGIIGLPEAGKATVFAALTGARGETPGQAGASDPRIATITVLDQRIDYLSGIYQPKKTTYARIEYLLPSEIPSAKASKAERAIWSQVRNCDALLHVVRNFPSIDGTPPESEQDFRQVEEEMILNDLVVVEKRLERLELDRRRGKPPEGKEQEQLEACRAILEKGAALRSDPELAEAPELRGFTLLSAKPMLIILNNQDEDVALPEWSMPPTRADRMVVRGRLEEDIAHMTSEESQEFREAYDIEESALDRVIRRSFELLKRISFFTVGPDEVKAWPIPDDTPALEAAGAIHSDIKRGFIRAEVFHFDDLKEKGSFLECKKAGLVRLEGKDYRVKDGDIITFRFNV from the coding sequence ATGAAACTCGGTATCATTGGACTTCCCGAAGCTGGCAAAGCGACGGTTTTTGCAGCATTGACCGGCGCCAGGGGCGAAACCCCCGGGCAGGCCGGCGCCTCGGATCCAAGAATCGCAACCATCACGGTTTTGGATCAACGCATCGATTATCTGAGTGGCATCTACCAGCCCAAAAAGACCACCTATGCCCGGATCGAATACCTGCTGCCCTCGGAAATCCCCTCTGCCAAGGCGTCCAAGGCCGAAAGGGCCATCTGGTCCCAGGTCCGCAACTGCGACGCCCTGCTTCACGTCGTCCGGAACTTCCCGTCCATCGACGGTACACCACCCGAAAGTGAACAGGACTTCCGGCAGGTCGAGGAAGAGATGATCCTGAACGACCTCGTCGTGGTGGAAAAACGGCTCGAACGACTGGAACTCGACCGGCGACGCGGCAAACCACCGGAGGGGAAAGAGCAGGAACAGCTCGAGGCGTGCCGGGCCATCCTCGAAAAAGGCGCCGCGCTCCGCTCCGATCCGGAGCTCGCCGAAGCACCGGAACTGAGGGGTTTCACCCTCCTGTCGGCCAAGCCGATGCTGATCATCCTCAACAACCAGGATGAAGACGTCGCCCTGCCGGAATGGTCGATGCCGCCCACCAGGGCCGACCGGATGGTGGTGCGAGGTCGTCTCGAAGAGGACATCGCCCACATGACTTCAGAGGAGTCCCAAGAATTCCGCGAGGCCTACGATATCGAAGAATCCGCGCTCGATCGCGTGATCCGACGCTCCTTCGAACTCCTGAAGCGCATCTCCTTTTTCACGGTGGGACCGGATGAGGTCAAGGCCTGGCCCATCCCAGACGACACCCCCGCACTCGAAGCGGCCGGGGCCATCCATTCCGACATCAAACGCGGCTTCATCCGCGCCGAGGTCTTTCACTTCGATGACCTCAAAGAAAAAGGTTCTTTTCTCGAATGCAAGAAGGCGGGGCTCGTGCGTCTCGAAGGAAAAGATTATCGCGTGAAGGACGGCGACATTATCACGTTTCGCTTCAATGTCTGA
- the crt gene encoding 3-hydroxybutyryl-CoA dehydratase, protein MEMELYMNADSILYEVRGGVGIITLNRPELMNAMNDQMVDALIEAVRFSESSPDVKTLVLTGRGRAFCGGADLGRFLEDYEAFIRSGKASEFYKRSLPEVFYRFSKPLIVGVNGPAVGVGMTLMLACDIRIAVHSAYFSAPFAQIGLTPEFGSTFCLPRLVGYPKTMEWLLTGRKIPAEEALANRLINQVVEDDVLLPTVLGLAEKIGSFPEEACAAIKRLVRQGQESGLGECIEREETAFRESQKRPVHYEMVRRMMRK, encoded by the coding sequence ATGGAGATGGAATTGTATATGAATGCAGACTCGATCCTATATGAAGTAAGGGGAGGAGTAGGGATCATTACGCTGAACCGACCCGAACTTATGAATGCAATGAATGACCAAATGGTCGATGCATTGATCGAAGCTGTCCGCTTCTCTGAATCCAGCCCTGATGTAAAAACCCTCGTTCTAACCGGAAGAGGCCGTGCGTTTTGTGGTGGTGCAGACTTGGGGCGGTTCCTCGAGGATTATGAGGCCTTCATTCGAAGTGGGAAGGCGTCCGAATTTTATAAGAGATCACTGCCGGAGGTTTTTTATCGTTTTTCGAAACCGCTGATCGTTGGGGTGAACGGGCCTGCCGTTGGTGTTGGAATGACTCTGATGCTTGCATGCGATATCCGCATCGCGGTCCATAGTGCTTATTTCAGCGCTCCTTTCGCCCAGATCGGGCTTACGCCGGAATTCGGCAGTACATTCTGCCTTCCTCGCTTGGTTGGATATCCTAAGACGATGGAGTGGCTTCTTACAGGGAGGAAAATACCCGCTGAAGAAGCGCTTGCGAATCGTCTCATCAATCAGGTGGTTGAGGATGATGTGCTTTTGCCGACCGTTTTGGGGCTTGCCGAGAAGATCGGATCATTCCCCGAAGAGGCCTGTGCGGCTATCAAAAGGCTGGTTCGTCAGGGGCAGGAAAGCGGGTTAGGGGAGTGTATTGAGAGGGAGGAGACGGCTTTTCGCGAATCTCAGAAGAGGCCGGTTCATTATGAGATGGTAAGGAGGATGATGCGAAAATAA